GTTTCTGGTTGTCGTTCTGTTCCGGGCAATTTTATTACGCTGGATCCTGATTCACCACCGCAAACTCAGTTATCAGCAAAATCAGGAACGAATGGATGCGATCCGCAAGGAATCGCTCGAGTCCAGTTCAGAAACGAATATAGCTGGTATCACGACTGAAGAAGAGAACCCCGCAGACCTCACCAAGATCTCCGCGCAAATCAAAAAACTGGTTAATGCCAGTATGGTGGTTATTCTGCTGGTGGGAGCATTCTGGATCTGGGGGGATACCCTGCCCGCCTTCAATCGGCTGGATAGTGGTGACTACAAAGTCTGGACCACCACAGTAGAGGTTGTCGGCGATGATGGCAAAATTATAGAACGATTGGAACCGGTCACTTACCTCGACTTTGGAATCGCAATCATCCTTGCTGTGTTTGCCATAGTGGCGACGAACAATGCACCCGGTCTGCTGGAATTTCTGGTCCTGCAGCGATTACCACTCGACGCTTCGGTTAAATACGCGATCACCACACTCGCCCGCTACTTCGTCTCGTTAATAGGAATCTTCGTGGTCTTCTCGACGATGGGGATTGGCTGGACAAAACTGCAATGGCTGGCGACCGCATTAACCTTCGGCCTCGGTTTCGGGCTTCAGGAAATCTTTGCGAATTTTGTTTCTGGCCTGATTCTGCTGATTGAACGTCCGATCCGTGTTGGTGATATCATCACCGTCGACGAGATCACCGGGATCGTTTCCAGAATTCGCATGCGTGCCACCACAATCACCAACTGGGACCGCAAGGAATATATTGTCCCGAACCGTGATTTCATTACCGGTAAACTCCTCAACTGGACTTTAACCGATTCTGTAAACCGTATCACCATCACCGTGGGTGTGGCGTATGGTTCAGACACAAATCATGCCTCTGAAATCGCTTTAAAAATTCTCATGGATCATCCGCTGATCCTGGAAGACCCGCCACCAAGTATTACGTTTGAATCCTTCGGGGACAGTACCTTAAACCTGATACTGCGGGCCTATCTGCCGGATCTGGAAAAACGTCTGGTTGTGATTCATCAAATCCATACATCCATCCATGAACAATACGCCAAAGCAGGAATCGAAATTGCCTTTCCTCAACGGGACATTCACTTATACTACGAAAACCAGTCGAGTCTGCTGCCGCCACCGAATCTGGATTCGGCTGAACCAGAATCCCCTAATCCGGATCATCAAAAATAGCTGGCACTCAGCCATTCTTCACAACAGTTTTGCAACAAAGATTCCCTTAATGACTGCCGCGATCTGACCGTTCACTTTGACGGTTGATTCCAACGTAATTCGTCCGCGACGTTTTCGCTGAAGACTTGCATGAAATGGCGTCCATACACCTTCGCCAGGTAGCGGACACTCTGCAATGAAATCGGCTTCAATCGGCTTTAAAAACTCGATTTCACTTTTCTGGATAACGATTTTGTAATTCGGTTGATCAACTCTGAGTTTTAGATGAATCAAAGTCCAGCCTGCCAGAATTCCCAGGCTCGCAATGCTGCCCCCAAAGGCGGTTTCCTGGTGGTTCAGATTGGGAACCAGTTTCGCACTCAGTTTCAGTGAACCATCTGTTACAGGCAATACGCTGAACTGCATGGCACGTGTTACCGGAATATGCTGATGTAAGTAAGCAGTCACTTCCTCAACATCGAATTCCATCATTGTTCCTTCCAGACAGATACGCACTACATTCAGTAATCGCCTCGGAACCAATAGTGGTCTATCATCGAAGAAAACGCAAGCGTTGCCGGATCGCTCGAATCACTGGCGCTTATGTCAGTCTGTAGAAGGAAGTGGCGGTAAGAATTCAGGGCCTCCACTGGCAGGAGCCTTTAGTCCAGGTGGCTGTGCCGAAGGAAAGCGCGGCCCCATATTTCGAGAAGGTTGCCACCCAATATCCCGATCTGGCAATGGCGGTCCGACTGGTCCCGTTTGTGGCTGAGTCCTGTTGTGCTCAAATTCCTGATCAGGAACGGGGGCCGGGAAGGTTTCTTTAACAGGGAGCTGGACAGGCTGAGGGGAGAAATGAGCCTGCAACTGACTGATCGTAATCTGCATCCCCTCCAGAGTCTGATTTAAACTGTTCATTTTATACTCTGGAATCATCCGATACGGATAGCCACGGTATTCAAATCGTGGCTGGGGGTAGCCATTTCCCCCGTGGAAAACATATCCGTTTGGTCCCGTTGGTCGGATGACTGGTTCCCTGAGCACAGGCAACTGCATGACGGCCAGAGAATGGTCCAGATCATCAACCAGTCGTTCCAGATCTGATAATGCCTGCTGCATGCCCTGCACTGGCACCTGCAGGATCATCATCCGATGGATATTATCTGCCAGTTCATGGATTTCATACGCCTTATCAAACAACAGACGTTGTCCCCTGATCCCGTGAAACTGTGAACGAATCTTTCTGCACACTGTAAATGAGTCACGATTGAGTTTCCCCCCCAGATTCGCAACTTCCGACTGTTGAGCCCGCGCGACATTCGTAGATATCGTACAAAGTAAAACGATTGCGAGTTTGAATGAAATCAGGCTTTTATAAAACATCTTGCTATCCTCCTGGTCCTTGGCTACCCAGCCATAGATGTCAGTAAATTCTTTTGACCGCCAGTGTATTTCTGCATCAGGTGTGTAATGAGGCAAAACTTGTTCCCTTAAATCCACGTAAATCTCTCACCGCCGGTAAACTATTTGAATCCAATCACTTAACGCCTGACTGATTTACTCTTACTATCCATTCGCCTGCAGGGCGACTCACGTTCTGGTGTAGTTTCGATGACAGCTGATTCAATTTGATCTCAAAGCAGCTGAAACCAGATTGCCTGCCCTTTCCTCCCCTGTTGTATTCAGCATATAATCATAAATTCAGCTTAAACTTCGTCTGTTCAAATACTTCGGAAGATTCATTTACCATGCCCTTCACAACTCATAAGTTTGGTCCGCTCAATTGTCAGATCTATGATAATTTACCCGCCGATCAGTCCCCTGACGTCATCGCCATTGTCAGTCATGGATTTGGTGCGCCGGGAGATGATCTCGTTCCCCTGGGGCCCGAGATCCTCAGAAATCAACCGCAGCTTTCTGAGCGCGTGCAGTTTATCTTTCCTGCTGCTCCCCTTTCGTTACTGGAGATGGGAATGCCCGGCGGTCGTGCGTGGTGGATGCTGGATGTCGCAGAACTCAATGCCGCGATTGCTTCCGGAACAATCCGAGACCAGCGAGATAAAACTCCAGAAGGTTTAGTTGAAGCAGGTCAACAACTGCAGGAATTCGTCATCGCTGTTCAACAGGAGTCGGGCTTGCCATTTTCCCAAATCGTGCTGTCTGGTTTTTCACAAGGATCGATGGTCTCAACAGAAGTCGCCTTTCAGTTGCCACAACCTCCGGCAGCGCTGGTAATCTGGTCTGGTACATTACTTTGTGAACAACGCTGGGGAAGCCTGGCTGATCAGTCACCCCGATTTCCTGTTCAGCAGAGCCACGGAACACAGGATCCCATTCTCCCCTACACAGGTGCAATCTGGTTAAAAGAGATGCTGGAGCAACATGATTTTACCGTCGACTTTTCTGAGTTTGTCGGCCCACACACAATTCCTGATGTGGCAATCGAAAAATTCCGCAACCTCCTTAGTGATCTGACGGGCAGTCTTTGAATAAAGAACAGGTTAATCTGCGGAAACCCTTTATTTGTAAAGGCAAAGCATTGAGACTGATACAAACCCAAGCCATAATAGGATTTGATTCCTGTATACTTTCCACTTCGCAACTTGAGCGTCTACAGACATTTTCGTACACCATCATTACCGAAACTGGTCTTCAGGCGAAGCATCGCCTTGTCTCAACCAGAATATAAACTCATGAAATCATCTCTGTTTTTTCGATTCTCGACTCTGCTGGTCCTGCTGGTGAGTGCCCTGCTAAATGATTCGCTGTCTTTTGCAGCAGATCAGAAAACAGACAGCCTGGAAATCACAAATATTCAAGTCGGGTTTGACGGTCTTTACAAGGTAGGACGGTGGGTTCCAGTCTACCTGGAATTAACAACAGACAGTCCTGTTGCCGTGCAATTAACTGTGATCGCACGCTCGCCTGACGGAAATCCCACTGAAGTTCCCTCCCAGGTATTTTCACTCAAGACACCAGGAACGCATCGCCTGTATTCCGAGTTTCAAACTGGATTACTGGATAGTCCGCTTAAAGTTCGCCTGCGAGACGCTCAGACACAAACAATCCTGAAAGAGTTTTCTTACGCCCCCCAGTCGAAGCAAAATCAATTCACCGGAATTGGTTTGAAACAATCAGTCGAACTCTGGGCCATGGTTGGCGCTGTCGCTGGACTGGAGCCGGTCTCGTCCGAATCACTGGCGGACCATGATCAGAATCTTGATCAGTATACTGCTTTGATTGAAGACCAGGCATCCCTTCCCGAATCTCCTTACGGTTATGATACTCTCGACACGCTGATTGTGGATGCAGATTTCTCATCCGGAACTCAAAAAAATGAGGCCATTCGAAAATGGGTTGCCAATGGCGGTCATCTGGTTTTATGCGTCGGAGCAGATGTTGAAGATTATCAGCAGAGCGAATATGCCAGTTGGGTCCCCGTAAAAACTCTCGGCACTACAACAGTCCGTGATCTGAGCAGCCTGGAATTATACGCTGCTGTTCGCTCTCGTATTCGTGGGGTCGCCACTGCCAGCCAGATTGAAATCTCAACCGGTGAAATCCTGGCCACTGGACTTAATGGACCGGTATTAGTTCGGGTTCCGTATGGATTGGGAATCGTAACATTCCTGGCGCTCGACTTGAACACCAGTCCGCTCCTCAACTGGGACGGTTTAAAAAATCTGAGTCCCAAACTGGCAACCCGAGCCAAACAATCGATCGCTTCCAGTCAACAGAATGCGGTTCTGGGAAAGAGGATTTCTCAAACGGGTATATCGGAACTGGAAACACAACTCTTTCATTCACAACAGAATTTTCCAGGCATCGAACGACCTTCCCACTGGTGGGTCATGGCATTGATTCTGGGTTACCTGCTGGTGATTGGGCCGCTCGATTATTTTCTGGTGCACCGGATTTTGAAAAAACCTCATTTCACCTGGTTTACATTCCCAGCGATGGTTTTAATTGCCATCGCGTGGGGTGGCTTCACAGCTCTGAATGATAACGGCAGCGCATTACATTCGACTCAGTTAAACGTTGTTGACTACGATGCATCAGCGGGACAGATGCGCGGACGATTTTATCTGAATTTATACAGTCCGGAAACCCGGCGTTATCAGGTCAGTGTCAAATCATCCGTTCCTTCTCAATCAAAGGATCAACCTTACTTTTCCACGCATCTCAGCTGGAACGGGCTACCGGAAACTACATTTGCAGGAATGTATCGTTCAGCGGAAGGCACCATTACTGGTCCTGCATACCGGTTCTCTGAACAATCGAGGGGCGTTGAGAATCTGCCGGTATTGAAGTGGGGAACCAAAAGCCTGCTGGCGGAGTGGACACAAGAACAATCAGATCTGGTGACATCCAAACTGACAGGAAACAATCTGGGGCAACTTTCGGGAACTCTTACTCATCATTTTTCCAGCCCCCTGAAAGACTGGGTCCTGGCATATGGAAATCGAGTATATCTGCCGATCACCAATCCAGAACAGCTCGACGAGTCGTACATCCCCGCCAGTCAGGCCTGGTCGATCAATGGATCCCGTATCGAATCAAGGAATATCAAAGGGTACCTGACGCGATCTGTTTCGCGTCGGATTGAACAAAAAGGGCAGAATAATGCCACAATTGTAACGGTACAGACAGACTATAATCCGTTTGCAAAAGATCCTTATGAAATCCTCAAAATCCTGACGTTTCATGAGATGTCAGGGGGATATGGCTATACCGGACTTTCTAATTTCTCAGGCGAGGAGTTGGATCTGACAGAACAACTTCGCCTGGGCAGAGCGATCCTGTTCGCACGTCTGGATACACCTCTCAGCGTTGCAGAACTGGATCAAAACCAGCTCGATCAAAAACATCAGAACACCTACATGCGAGTTGTGATACCAGTAAGTATTTCAACTGATATTCAATATGAATTACCGTCATTAGATAAAAAAGACAAAGAGACCAAAGATCAGCAGGATACACCTTCCAGGAGTGATAACGAGTGATTGAAACACGGAATTTAACGAAACGCTACGGCGATCTGATCGCCGTCAACAATATTAACCTGAGCCTCGGCGAAGGCGATGTCTTTGGTTTTATTGGCCCTAACGGCTCAGGCAAAACCACAACCATGCGAATGATCGCCACATTACTCAGCCCTGATTATGGTGAAGCATATGTGTGTGGAAAGTCTATCTACACACATCCGGAAGAAATCAGACGCCTGGTCGGGTTTATGCCTGACTTTTTTGGTGTCTATGATGACATGACGGTGATTGAATATCTCGAATTCTTTGCGTCTGCTTACCGGATTAAAGGTCCACAGCGTCGAAAAATTTGTGAGGAAAAACTGGAACTGGTCGACATGACCTTCAAGCGGGATGCGATGGTCAACCAGCTCTCGAGAGGCCAGACACAGCGCATTGGCCTGGCACGCGTGCTGTTACATGAGCCCCAGGTACTTCTGCTCGATGAACCGGCCAGTGGA
The sequence above is a segment of the Gimesia algae genome. Coding sequences within it:
- a CDS encoding YiiD C-terminal domain-containing protein, translating into MMEFDVEEVTAYLHQHIPVTRAMQFSVLPVTDGSLKLSAKLVPNLNHQETAFGGSIASLGILAGWTLIHLKLRVDQPNYKIVIQKSEIEFLKPIEADFIAECPLPGEGVWTPFHASLQRKRRGRITLESTVKVNGQIAAVIKGIFVAKLL
- a CDS encoding alpha/beta hydrolase, with protein sequence MPFTTHKFGPLNCQIYDNLPADQSPDVIAIVSHGFGAPGDDLVPLGPEILRNQPQLSERVQFIFPAAPLSLLEMGMPGGRAWWMLDVAELNAAIASGTIRDQRDKTPEGLVEAGQQLQEFVIAVQQESGLPFSQIVLSGFSQGSMVSTEVAFQLPQPPAALVIWSGTLLCEQRWGSLADQSPRFPVQQSHGTQDPILPYTGAIWLKEMLEQHDFTVDFSEFVGPHTIPDVAIEKFRNLLSDLTGSL
- a CDS encoding ABC transporter ATP-binding protein; this encodes MIETRNLTKRYGDLIAVNNINLSLGEGDVFGFIGPNGSGKTTTMRMIATLLSPDYGEAYVCGKSIYTHPEEIRRLVGFMPDFFGVYDDMTVIEYLEFFASAYRIKGPQRRKICEEKLELVDMTFKRDAMVNQLSRGQTQRIGLARVLLHEPQVLLLDEPASGLDPRARIEIRNLLKRLGELKKTVIVSSHILPELADVCTRVGMIEKGNLIVDDNVDAVMKKARQRILLYVGVSENTEQAATLLNAHELVSNLEIDKNVMLVTLKSDVKDYTFLPSLLISEGFKLCLFREEEINLETAFMELTKGLVQ